In Porites lutea chromosome 8, jaPorLute2.1, whole genome shotgun sequence, the genomic stretch aatttctttattttattttatttttttaaatcacatGGTAAATCAGTCAAGTTGCCGACAAGGTGCGATACATACATTTCATTTATACTTATACTTACCCGGTAAAATCTTCAGTATGAAATTATAATTAAGAACtctataatttaaaataataataataacgatgaaGTGTAAGACTTTACGTATACCAATAGCGGAGAAAGTCAAAAGGTTAGCAGTGCGCACGCTTAAATAAGCGTCATCTTGGCCAGGAAAAGGCTGtcatcattctactacgagtcagttttagcaagaatgtcAGTGTGACGGAACCCCGCcatacgaccaccccgttattacgaccacttttttgtGGCCCGAACAAAAGTCCActcattttcttatctgaaaacCCCGTTAATCCGACCACCCGTTATTACGACCAACGACCACCTTTGGGAGTCCTGagtcgttattttctttataaaattaccccgttaatacgaccagtCAAAATGCTTGGTGGGGCTGCTGAAtgatagcctgagtatcaggcgtttctggggaaaaggcgAAAGATGATACTCAGGCTAGCTGAATGAAAACAGACGCAATCTGACAAACAGTAACgcattactaatattttattgaatgtttTTGGGCAAAGGTGTTAGTGATTAGCATGACATCCGGTGAATTGCAGTGTTCAGTAAAAAGGATGCacgaataaataaatataaaagatCTGAAAGACTTCACTTTGTAGCATTTCAAGGCTCTCATAGTTATTTTGCCTTCTTGTTTCTGCTGCCTTCCACTGTGGCTTTTCTCTTCGAGTCCATTTCCTGTTCTTTTCTCACAGATCGGTTATTTGGAATGTCtaataattttttaagcatATCAACGTTTCTTGGCTGTCCAGTAAACTTGTAAACGCATGGGATTTCCATCCCGTATAATCCGCCACATTTCACAAGCCCCTTCCTTTCATAACAAGGAACTAAAAGAAGTCAGTGTTTTTCTCATTACTCGGTTTCGTTTACTGTTACATTGTTCAGTTGCATTGAATTGCGGTTGTAAGGTTgttaattaactgcaaaaaggtTGATTTATAGCGGATTTAAGGTATACATGTAGTAAAATGTAGTTTAAAAGTATTTTGCACCATAATTTGACcctaccccgttaatacggccaccccgttaatacgaccaaatTTCCATGGTTCCACTGTAACAACGGTTAGGAGttctgacgtgatacaactcgctttgactctgaagatgactaccgcacaggttgtcggaacgtcagtcactgtcaacaacagtcctaaaAAGAAATGAACTGGACCGTTGCTTTCAGACTTGAAAACATGTACCTTCTAAATTACCTTTGCATCCATAAAGCTCTACTCTCATTGAAATTTTGTCTTGCCAACCAGTTGGTAGAAAACGGATGTAACGCGCCTTGAATGGCGTACTCAAGCTATGAAGAACTACGGTGTCACGATCATTATTCCCTTCAAAGATCTAACCGGAGGAAATAAACAGATTATTAGGAGTACATATTTTTCACTCTACAACGCACACTTGTCTTGACTCAGGACCTAACCTTGAGTTAGTACTGACTCGTGGTGTGTGTGTATTTGGGGGGAGGGTTACAATCGAAAACGGACTATACAGGGATGCTTTGCTGGCCCGCTAAAggtatttttaaaagtgtaGGGATCTCACGAGTTGAAGTATAGGAAAATGGTAGGAATAATTCCAATGTGGGTATTTTCAAGGGTCTTACGAAGTATCCTGTGAGACCCTCAACGGATGATGTACTCTTGAATAATTTCAAGAAGTTTCTCAACGAGAAAAGCGAATTAAAGACGCTCGGTAGGTAAAGGGGAGGGTAGGGGGAGGGTTAGGGGTTTGAGCACATGGTTAAGTGGCAGAACATATGATCCTCCGGAGCCTTCTGAGCATCTCCACTCAGGCCTCTTTGTTAGATGTAAAATCCGTGCACTGAGTTAAGACGATTAAAGCCGCAACAACATGTAAACATGATAAACAGGCTGccctggcaaaaaaaaaaaattgtttatatatggATTTATTTTCTCATGCCTCGGTTTGTCCTGGTTCTCTGTAATTCTGGAAACTCGAAGTCTCATTACTGTACTGCAACATGTATTTCGTAACCCATTCATCCTTGTCATGTCTGCCTTGCGTTGCCACTGCTGTTACGGTAGCGTACAGGCCCCCAAGATCAATTTGAAGCCATtgattttcatctttttttttagctgACCAGGCTTCCCTTTGGCCTCCGTCTGCCGTATAGTAAAGTCTGCCTCGGTTTGCTTTGTGATTAGGACCCCGCACTGAAGAGGCACTGATTTGATCATCGCTAATATGATTGTTTTCCATTCCCAGATCATCTGAACATTCGAAATGTATCAATTAAATGCGTATACAGTAAATTTAGGATTGGATTTGGATTTcgggtactggattccggattcttgtcagtggaatttggatacgggattccaatcgttagtgggattccggattcgttGAGTCgtaattccggattccaaagcccaggatacTACTAGCAAAAAATTCCCCGGATTCCGTAATCcagatttccttacatggggcgcCGGGAGTTTATGATTTTACTGGACTATAACGTTAACAATTTGTTGGCTGATAGAGTAGGTTCACgtaaaattgaaggcaaggctgatcggacagctaaGGGCTGgtaatttacaaatttatttgtccaATATTTCGATTACACAAAACAAGTCTTCATCAGGGGCTAGAAAAGCTAAAATAAAGTATTACAGTAGTAGCAACGCACTACATTGTAAAGGTCTATACTGTCTAATCCATTTTGTGGTTCCACCTTCACCTAAGGGTTACTTCTTTCTTGCAAGGATAGGTGTGTTCCACGAGAGTTACTTATAACCCTACTCAGGAGGAAACATAATTAAaagttaatatatttttaagttCTAAAACAATGCAAGCATTGACTGTATTCGTTTTActttgcgttttttgttttggacaTGAATTAGGAAAGGCTAAATTATTGCAACACTCCCCCCTTCCTCAAGCAGCAGTTGGTCAGTGTTTTGATAACCAGaatgaaaatgcaaattttaccTTTGCGCCCATAAATCTCCaccctcatggatatgtgaTGGTGCCAGGTTACTGGTAGAAAACGGATGTAACGTACCCTGATGGCATGACTGAGTTTGTGGTAGACCACAGTGTCCTGATCTGTGTTTCCAACAAACTcctaacaaaattttttaaaaaagaagacGAAGTTGCTGAAAAACATCTTTTAATGAATATGATGCTcattgataaaaattaaaacaaaaagagcgTGGAGACGTGGTGCTGGACGATTAACAAACAAACTTCAAGACGGTGAGGCTAATACCTTTACCctttaatataccatttttgacagaaaaggtacctctttcgaataccttttattgacatttcaaataatACTCCTTTCTCATACCTaatttagaactttgcatcccttttaactgctaaATAATGCAATAGCTGTAAAATATGAATatatcacaaaaccagaaagttTCCTCGGCTTTTTCAAAGCCATAAATGCATCTCTTAGCCCTTCTGGGCCTTTTCACAGAcctaaatgacagatttccccacCCTTTTATagacttcaactagtgaaatccctaccctttcatatacctgaagcctgaaaaagatacccctttcagGCGGAGCTACCCGTATAGGCCGTTATAGGAAGTACCCATACTCTCGGGAATTCAAGCCTTGTCTTTGCATCGTTTTCTTAGACAAGACACTTTGCTTCACCTTGTCTATCTCAGTTGTCTATCTACTCAGGCCCTAGCTGTTCAAAAGGTAAATAACACTATCTACTGGGAAAATCTGCAATTGGGGTTAGcccaattggttttcctaatagctaagctccacgcgcgcgaagcgcgcgagtgggcggagccccatagctaaggtaatctacccatcccagaaaatttggtaatcacgtgaccgagcgaccgagcgaccgtccgtccgcaccacaggcataccaatgtttactctcacactttctagctactttgggagcccaggaggaAGCTGATtccacatcaatgttgtcatcaattttcagctatcaaaacagggtatccgccgaccagtatcacctgaccgtatcgcgggctcaggtgtcgacccatcaaggtcgagtattttttggaagttatccgctgacaatttattcgttttcaaatgtttgcaggctcacgtttacttttttttaaaattcatgtcaaatatgttgtgtttatgtcagtatcgccccgcactattacgattttgatttcaagcttacctcagacgcaaaaattcagccagtttttttaaaatacaggcggggaagaccttttcttaccatggtcacgtgttggtcacgctacacgtccaatttttatgctctgattggttaaaagttgacaggtgagttcatgcctAAAATTTATGccgcatcttgaaagttgtttactttgacagctgaagctgacagacttttgagtcaacttgtgatgtttttaactgtctttttccactggatgtacaaaatgaaatacagctgctatcaagagtgttctcttattcatggctggtttgtttattgggttttttcGTTGacaaatgcgtcgcttgtcaaagccgataatccgatttcggatggcatcgtttttgtttttcaccttgctggatgcgtgcAAGAATTATATAGGCTCAAGcaatccttgccttacttgatagctttcaggagctgcatctcgaaatatgttaagcctgagtaattattgtatttatatctaatttcatgaagtccagcggcgcagtttatgaagctagtttatgcacgtttgtattaagatttgacagagacactgatctgacctagtatgaggtttgatataagcttaagcttacagaactttaaaaagcctttagtcgatattaattcaccgtaaatagaaagaaaagactttccgaagaatatttagttataattttggctgtagaaagaaagctttgagcgattttcttgtcttgagttcatctttgacATAGCAAACAGgcccgggaaaccggcggcttaaaacataaacttaatctttaagcttactagtaaagacttgaggattcttagagacacttaaatactcatttgttttcgtgaatgaaaattgttgtctctgtaaatgttctaccgaattatatttctttattgattgttcgTAGTCTCAAAGGTGTAATTTtgatcgctttgccgtttgttttcagccgttcataaacatcgcttgcaggagtactcaaaatgccgagcgtatcaaacgctttttaaggtTACACATCGCTATAAaaccatgaataaaaaatagactcgaTAAATTCTtaatcacgttgaagcgtaactcttttaaatttcttcgcaaatttggcgcttgtcaaaagtaagaaccggctggccgtataggtgattttggaaatttttttaacggtttcgctaattaaaagtccacgcgtgcttcgacggtcctgaatattgaatgaatgcaatttgtcttgaaaaattgtgaaatactgcattttgtacaaggtttgtatgagaaaaacagcgcctcatagtactctttctcctcagatgtggtgtattgaaaaaaaataaaagattggtttcCACGCACctagatttattggcaagaatttgtaaacttgtcgatcgcaaaaaattcggcctgatttgtttttcacgccttatctactgtgatcaagagccattattgctcttaaatttgACCGTACAcctttttgggtgtacatataaggctatatcaactcgatacaagatttgttttactctaaaatcacttaacttttcaatgggagcttcgcttttagccgtggctaaatctatatattacttatCTACGCGATCAAGAGCTCACTCCGCAGCAGAACTACAGACCACTTCGAAGTTCCAGatactctcactttcaaaatgaggctaagtgtaaaaatgagttttatttccatgagaataaaaaatcattttcatatcaatgacTTTggacttagcctcgctttgaaacagaggcttgagagAACACGAAAATGGCCTGTTGCTATCCTTTTAAAATGACGAAAAGCGTGCAAGGTTTaaaggtaggtaggtaggtaggtaggtgggtaggtaggtaggtcggtaggtaggtaggtaggcaAGCAGGAAGGCAGGCACATAGGTAGGTAGGCAGGCAGGCAGGTAGGTAGGCAGGCAGGTAGGCAGGTAGGCAGGTAGGTAGGTAGGCAGGCAGACAGGCAGGCAGGCAGGCAGGCAGGTAGGTAGGCAGGCAGACAGgcaggtaggtaggtaggtaggtaggtaggcaggcaagtaggtaggtaggtaggcaGGCAGGTAGGTAGGCAGGTAGGTAGGTAacacttaatttaaaaatttcaaatgtgTACGTCTAGGGTGGGTACCATCTTACCCTTATTTTGCTGGGTTGTTCTTCCatgaaatgttgaaaattgtCGCCATCTCCGCTATACTGCACTTTGTATTTCGTTACCCACTGAGGGTAGTCATTTCTGCCTTGTGTTGCTAGGGCAGTTACCTTGGTGTGCGGATTACCCAAATCGACTTGAAGCCACTGAGATACATTATTATCTTTTGCTGACCATGATCCACCTTTGCCTGGAACAGCTTTAAGGTTGAGCCTTCCCTGAGAGGCAGTGAGATTTTCATCCCACTGCGAAGAAGCACTCATTTGCGTATCAGAGATTGCACCGCTTTCTACACCGAGAGCATCATGGCATTCTGGGATATAATTAAAGTGATCAATATCAAACAAACAGGGAAAACTAGTTTGTCGGGTTCGTAAGACTTCTTTTCTGTGGCAAATTCTTTTGAGGTATTAAGCAGGTTTAGGTGGCGAGAAGGCTGACACCTCATAATGTTTGTGATCTCCGAATAGAAAGCTTAAGAAACGAAGACGGCGACGGCAGGGAGAACGTCgctaaaaaaatcaatttacgtccttttaaactttatcgcgtctatttgcacccgctcaatttgtcaaatacAGGCaatttttcctggagttgaattcctaaggaCTTTATCCAGTTTCAAaacgagaaaggaaaattcgtcgtcgtatgtttacgtcctccataaaaagtcGCTTTAGGGGGTTTCACGTCGCAGTCACGCAGtaaacgtcaaagaaatgtactaagaacaggggcggatccaggattttttttaggagggggtgcactcgtctcttgctctcctcaacaccaataaactacatagtttttttttgcagaataccagttgtattagaaaatcgcaggtcatctcagggggaagggggggtgcgcaccccctgcaccttCCCCTGCCCCTGAagaaagtgtgatgcacgtgcaaagctgttgttttgctcataaaaacaattgtttttttgacgttatcGTTTTCGCCTTCGTCGCGTTTGCTTAAGCtccgttagcctgcgtagcatggcggtttcgGGAGCACGACTAAGCGGCGAAGCAGCAGAAAAATAATCAagttgctcccgccccaatctccttgCAGTTTCTCTcccctcgcccgcctttattattgagcgcgcccaaccaaaaccgccatgctacgcaggctaaagctCCCTAACAGCGCACAGTAAACAGAACGATGCATGTTACACAAAGCCTTGTTACAAGTAATCTGATTAACGACCTCTAAAAATATTCACTGACCTTTACACGGTCCAATATCAATGCACTCACAACGGAATGAACCATGTTCATTCACACATTTCTCGTTAGGTGAACAGTTATTCAAGCTGGAGGACCCACATTCGTCAACATCTAAACAACACGCAAAAACATGTTAATGGTTACACCCTGCGAGggtaacttttaaaacaaaacatccgTTCGTTCTCTAAACTGCGTAGGAACAAATATGATGCCAAAAATTTATACGCAAAAGTAATAACGTTGTGAGTCTGGGAGTAGTTattatgaataataaaaaaggttGTTGAATCATTCAACTTAGTATGTTTAATGCacctttccattttttttcaaaggttaTTACTTTCAACAAATGGATCGAAGGAGCAGACAGGTGGAACAGGAGGTCATTATTAGGAATAATAACCCACTCTTCCATTTCAGTGGCCACAATAATGACCTGCTGATTCTAAAACCATAGAAAGGTCCACTACACCGGATAATGCCCttcttaaaaaaatcaataataacCTCTCCCTACGCGCTCGGTCACTATTCTTAAGAAGGCATCGAAGCTGTTAGAATATTCCCCTTAAAATACTGACCTTTACAGATAGTACCTTCTTTAACAAAACCGGGGAGACATTCACAACGAAACGAACCAGGCTCATTGATGCATTTCATGCCCCCCGGCATACCTAGCTTGCAGGTGTGCAAATCCTTAGCGCATTCATCAATATCTGTCAACATTGAATAAGAATGgcgatttaaaaaaagaagtagaaaaacaccttttttAGTTCTACAGAAAATAAGAGTCAAACCATCGTAATTTGTCTCAGTGGCTCTCTTGGGAGTTTAAAGCAAGTTTAAAGCAAGCTAACAGCTTTCTTCCCATTGAAGATTTTCATGCACGTGGCCagcatttatgcaaatttaagcGAGCAAAAGGAAGCGTTCACACTagaaaagaattcaactcccaGAAGAATTGTTCGGAATACCCACATGGCCGCCGTTTATATTGTTTTCGAACATCAGTATGGCCGCCCTGACGTCATGTGAAATTACTCTATATTTGCAAGGGTGCAATGAACTATAAACTTGGCTCTCGAGCCTTCGTTAATGCGAAGAATATGAGTTGTTTCATGCATCTAGCTTCTGCATATTACCTGTACAGTTGTCGTTTACAAACTTGAACCCATCGCGACAGACACATCTGTAGCGTTTTTCTGTGAACCCAACTTCACATAACTCGTTTTCTCCTGGGCACGGATCATCGTTAATTTGGCAAAAGTTCTGAGTTAAAAAGATACCCCATtagatattttattaatttgcaGCCTTAAATTTGATGTgcattatttgtttttcaagttcTCCGGCATATACTACATCACAAAAGTTAATCCGCAACGTGGGTTCCACAGTCTATATCCTTCAGCACCTTTATCACAATCTCCATTACCATTGTTATCAGCACATCTCATTTCTTGGAATCGCTATTTTCAAAATCACAtcgtcaacatcatcatcagAATCATAACTATCGTCATCATTATTAATAACAATACCAAGAACAGAATTATGATACATCTGTTATCATCAGCATTATCAACATCATTATCATCCCTAACAACAGCGCCAaaatcaacatcatcatcatcatcaacaacaacaacaaaaatcatcatcatcaaaaccattatcatcatcttcatcgcCTCCATCACCATCATTGTCATCTATATTGCCACCATCATTCATCATTATCTGCAGCAGCACTAGTAATAtggtcatcatcattatcatcatcaacatcaccatcagcatcgtcatcatcatcatatgcAACGAAAACGTCATGATCATCATCGTTATTAGATGTATGTCCTGAATCGTTATCGTCATCATTCAGTACGTACGAATCAAAAGCCAGTTTTAACATACCTCAATAGCAAAGTGAATGTAATGTTCCTTCTTTTTCAGCGAAGACAGTGAAGGGCTCTCGTCAGTGGCATTGTTAAGTTCGCATGTTCTTGTATGAGCACCTCCAGGACCCACGTTAATAGACACGCATTTTGGTTCCAAAAAACATTTCACCCTGCAGCCCCCTTCATTGAGTACCTTTTCAGTTCTAATCACGTGATCTGGAAGCACTCTGCCTGGTATGGGTTCCTTGAATATTATGATACGGTTGTATTCTATcgacaaaactgacaaaaaaggtaaaacatAGATCATGAGCCCATCGCGACAAATTCGCTCTAGAAAATTGCCAAACTATATTACAACGAATTTTACACCTCCACCATCCAAATGCTGTATCATCATATATCTCCGCAGCTGCATGTTGTAAATTTATGTAGTTATTTTGTCTTCAATAAAACATTATAGCCCTGTAGTTTTTTTCTCTACAGAATGAAGATTTTTAAAGACCTTCATATTGTTGTCTTGTCACAGTTTGAAACAACTTAAACACTAAATAGATAGAATCTTAACTTCTTTTTTGGAAATTGCTTTCAGTGGTAATACTATATTATAATTAGTAAATCTGAATGAATGAGAAACTGTTTCCCTGTTTGCAACAACTAGTACTTATTTTCTGCGAGGAAAAGCCTGAACATTTCACACTGAAAAACGCACCCATTTAACTACAGGGAAATTTATATATGGTTTACAGGCTATTATTTAGGTTAAGAGTTTGTATGTCATACAAGTTTCTCGGATTATTGAAATacgaaaaaacaataaaagctcAAAAATATATAAGGGCAAAAAGATTGCCTGCAGATGAGAACAAAACTTACCACTACATAAAGAAGTGCAAAAAATAAGCCAAGTAATCCATGCAAGTAAAAGAGACGAATTTATAGACGCCATGAAAGTTCACCTAACTAGTTACCGTGGAACTGGTGTTGGGCTCAATATCTCCTTTTTTAATATTACCTGTTTTGTGCCGTTCAGTATTCATTAATAAAACATTTCGAAAACATACGCGCCCTTGTTTAAGCCTACGTCTTGGtaaaagtggaatttttttaagTAAGTAAGGTAGGATTTTTGCAAACTGTGGGTAAACTAATTGAAATTTTATTCGACTAACAGAGAGGTCAGTGTCGATAAGAGTCAATTACTGATCGTCAAATTACCCGTCCTCTTTCGTTTCTCTAGGTTTCATTAGTCAAAAACAAAGTAAGGAAGAAGGAAGAATTACCATACATGACCATGAGAACTTCCTTAAGAAAGATTATgataaatatttattgttagGGCTTTGGCAGGTGAtgtcgttttcttttgtttttgttttgttttttttttttttttcataatataGCCACCGGAATGATGCAGTGAAAGGCAAATATCTATACCGCT encodes the following:
- the LOC140946708 gene encoding EGF-like repeat and discoidin I-like domain-containing protein 3 translates to MASINSSLLLAWITWLIFCTSLCSVLSIEYNRIIIFKEPIPGRVLPDHVIRTEKVLNEGGCRVKCFLEPKCVSINVGPGGAHTRTCELNNATDESPSLSSLKKKEHYIHFAIENFCQINDDPCPGENELCEVGFTEKRYRCVCRDGFKFVNDNCTDIDECAKDLHTCKLGMPGGMKCINEPGSFRCECLPGFVKEGTICKDVDECGSSSLNNCSPNEKCVNEHGSFRCECIDIGPCKECHDALGVESGAISDTQMSASSQWDENLTASQGRLNLKAVPGKGGSWSAKDNNVSQWLQVDLGNPHTKVTALATQGRNDYPQWVTKYKVQYSGDGDNFQHFMEEQPSKIREFVGNTDQDTVVYHKLSHAIRVRYIRFLPVTWHHHISMRVEIYGRKDDLGMENNHISDDQISASSVRGPNHKANRGRLYYTADGGQREAWSAKKKDENQWLQIDLGGLYATVTAVATQGRHDKDEWVTKYMLQYSNETSSFQNYREPGQTEIFEGNNDRDTVVLHSLSTPFKARYIRFLPTGWQDKISMRVELYGCKDWKKINYESVCYEAKKYSHGSFRVTKPGLIHTFKLVHRRGSLKCAQYLPATFWGCTHSDFHDQTLSTVITYENKGVLQLAQYKQDGHCRKYTYKIKGIDVNSTELLFHHLPSPISVSNGQVFKIWYNEALLSNNCAQDNTGEICVDVYALYA